In Streptomyces canus, one DNA window encodes the following:
- a CDS encoding ABC transporter substrate-binding protein: MKISIRRSRRAATAVALGSVLALTATACGDDGSGSGGDKGGEGSGKGKIVFWDNNGGVRTDIWKEIIADFQKANPDIKVEYVGIASTEYQSKVDTAIQGGGLPDVGGVGAAMLAGFSAQNALEPLDSRLSKSSLNGKLNEDMVGVLKAAGGGDGTLYSIPTSANNGVLYYRTDLFKKAGLDEPTTWDKFYAAADKLTDAKKNEFGYTIRGGAGSIAQALDAMYGQSGITSFWNGDKTTVNDPKNVAGLEKYAALYKKVTPAADLNNDFTKMVAQWDSGTIGMLNHNLGSYQDHVKALGVDKFRGIPQPIGASGKRVQVSNPVDGMGVFKSSKNKDAAWKFIEFATSAAENSKFNKAAGQVPSNNDAAKDAWISEAEPTKLAAAALTDGSTTIVQLPYYLPDWNTISKADNEPNFQKVLLGDMSAKDFLDTMADQLNKAQVEWKEQNG; this comes from the coding sequence ATGAAGATCAGTATCCGCAGAAGCAGGCGCGCTGCCACAGCCGTCGCCCTCGGGTCCGTCCTGGCGCTGACCGCCACCGCCTGCGGTGACGACGGCAGCGGGTCCGGCGGTGACAAGGGAGGCGAGGGCAGCGGCAAGGGCAAGATCGTCTTCTGGGACAACAACGGCGGTGTGCGCACCGACATCTGGAAGGAGATCATCGCCGACTTCCAGAAGGCGAACCCGGACATCAAGGTCGAGTACGTCGGTATCGCCTCCACCGAGTACCAGTCCAAGGTCGACACCGCCATCCAGGGCGGCGGCCTGCCGGACGTCGGCGGTGTCGGCGCGGCCATGCTCGCCGGGTTCTCCGCGCAGAACGCGCTGGAGCCGCTGGACAGCCGGCTCTCCAAGTCCTCCCTGAACGGCAAGCTCAACGAGGACATGGTCGGCGTGCTGAAGGCGGCGGGGGGTGGGGACGGGACGCTGTACTCGATCCCGACCTCCGCCAACAACGGCGTGCTGTACTACCGGACCGACCTGTTCAAGAAGGCGGGCCTCGACGAGCCGACCACCTGGGACAAGTTCTACGCGGCCGCGGACAAGCTCACCGACGCCAAGAAGAACGAGTTCGGTTACACCATCCGCGGTGGCGCAGGGTCCATCGCTCAGGCCCTGGACGCGATGTACGGGCAGAGCGGGATCACCTCGTTCTGGAACGGCGACAAGACCACCGTCAACGATCCGAAGAACGTGGCCGGGCTGGAGAAGTACGCGGCCCTCTACAAGAAGGTCACTCCGGCGGCCGACCTCAACAACGACTTCACCAAGATGGTCGCCCAGTGGGACTCCGGCACGATCGGGATGCTGAACCACAACCTCGGGTCGTACCAGGACCACGTGAAGGCACTCGGGGTCGACAAGTTCCGGGGCATTCCGCAGCCGATCGGCGCCTCCGGCAAGCGGGTCCAGGTGTCCAACCCCGTCGACGGGATGGGGGTGTTCAAGAGCTCGAAGAACAAGGACGCCGCGTGGAAGTTCATCGAGTTCGCGACCTCGGCCGCGGAGAACTCGAAGTTCAACAAGGCCGCCGGGCAGGTGCCGTCGAACAACGACGCAGCCAAGGACGCCTGGATCTCGGAGGCCGAGCCCACGAAGCTGGCCGCCGCCGCACTGACGGACGGTTCCACGACGATCGTCCAGCTGCCGTACTACCTGCCCGACTGGAACACCATCTCCAAGGCGGACAACGAGCCGAACTTCCAGAAGGTGCTGCTGGGTGACATGAGTGCGAAGGACTTCCTGGACACCATGGCCGACCAGCTGAACAAGGCTCAGGTCGAGTGGAAGGAACAGAACGGCTAA
- a CDS encoding rhamnogalacturonan acetylesterase, which yields MSLTRRQVTVAAMAAVPVAFSATGTAQAKEQRTLYIAGDSTAAQKYADAAPETGWGMALPFFLHKDRRVANHAVNGRSSKSFVDEGRLDVILGAIQPGDFLLIQFGHNDEKTADPARYTEPWTTYQDYLRLYIDGARARGARPVLATSVERRKFDASGNAVPTHGDYPAAMRALATEEGVALLDIQALSLALWQKLGVEETKRYFNWTATEQDNTHFNPPGAIAVARLVTRELLRHRVLAPRDVCRLDAEIPESWITWPSSATA from the coding sequence GTGTCACTCACACGCAGACAGGTCACCGTGGCGGCGATGGCCGCCGTGCCCGTCGCTTTCAGCGCAACCGGTACTGCTCAGGCCAAAGAACAGCGCACCCTCTACATCGCCGGTGACTCCACCGCCGCCCAGAAATACGCCGACGCCGCTCCCGAGACCGGGTGGGGCATGGCGCTCCCCTTCTTTCTGCACAAGGACCGGCGTGTCGCCAATCACGCGGTGAACGGGCGGAGTTCGAAGTCCTTTGTCGACGAGGGACGGCTCGATGTCATCCTCGGCGCCATTCAGCCGGGCGACTTCCTGCTGATCCAGTTCGGCCACAACGACGAGAAGACCGCGGACCCGGCCCGCTACACCGAGCCCTGGACGACGTACCAGGACTATCTGCGCCTGTACATCGACGGTGCCCGCGCCCGTGGTGCCCGGCCCGTGCTGGCCACCTCGGTCGAGCGGCGGAAGTTCGACGCCTCCGGCAACGCCGTGCCGACCCACGGCGACTATCCGGCGGCGATGCGGGCGCTCGCCACCGAGGAGGGTGTCGCACTGCTCGACATCCAGGCCCTGTCGCTCGCGCTGTGGCAGAAGCTCGGGGTCGAGGAGACCAAGCGGTACTTCAACTGGACCGCGACCGAGCAGGACAACACGCACTTCAATCCGCCGGGTGCCATAGCCGTGGCCCGGCTCGTCACCCGTGAACTGCTGCGGCACCGCGTGCTGGCACCCCGGGACGTGTGCCGGCTCGATGCCGAGATCCCGGAGTCCTGGATCACCTGGCCGTCGTCGGCCACCGCCTGA
- a CDS encoding pectate lyase family protein — MNAQIWHGHVITRVMAVAGCAALVLAVTGPTAQAKGHDVARETLATGDGWASEGTGTTGGAAADAAHVYTVTDWAGFKAALAAGGGAPKIIKVKGTVDAVSEGCDSLAAPGYDFDAYLAKYSPEAWGLDTDLSAEPDDSPEGLRRASAANQDQTIKANVPANTTIIGVGKNAGFKGASLQIKAVDNVIVRNLTFESPIDCFPQWDPTDGDKGNWNSEYDTAVVYGSTHVWLDHNTFTDGSHPDSAAPTYFGMLYQQHDGELDIVRGANYVTASWNVFTEHDKTILIGNSDSESTAAGDRGKLKVTFHHNLFSDLVERAPRVRFGQVDSYNNHFVANDDYAYSFGIGKESQLVAEHNAFTLPAGISAAKVLKRWNVSPLTAADNYVNGKPTDLIAVHNAEIPAETLESGAGWTPTLRTKVDPAKKVPGIVDRGAGAGRVC, encoded by the coding sequence ATGAACGCACAGATATGGCATGGGCATGTCATTACAAGGGTGATGGCCGTGGCGGGTTGCGCCGCCCTGGTCCTCGCGGTCACCGGCCCCACCGCCCAGGCCAAGGGTCATGACGTCGCCCGCGAGACCCTCGCCACCGGCGACGGCTGGGCCTCCGAAGGCACCGGCACCACCGGAGGCGCGGCCGCCGACGCCGCCCACGTCTACACCGTCACCGACTGGGCCGGCTTCAAGGCCGCCCTCGCCGCCGGTGGCGGCGCCCCGAAGATCATCAAGGTGAAGGGGACCGTCGACGCCGTCTCCGAGGGCTGCGACTCCCTCGCGGCGCCCGGGTACGACTTCGACGCCTACCTCGCGAAGTACTCGCCCGAGGCCTGGGGCCTGGACACCGACCTGAGCGCCGAGCCCGACGACAGCCCCGAGGGGCTGCGCCGCGCCTCCGCCGCCAACCAGGACCAGACCATCAAGGCGAACGTGCCCGCCAACACCACGATCATCGGCGTCGGCAAGAACGCCGGGTTCAAGGGCGCGAGCCTGCAGATCAAGGCCGTCGACAACGTCATCGTCCGCAACCTCACCTTCGAGAGCCCGATCGACTGCTTCCCGCAGTGGGACCCGACCGACGGTGACAAGGGCAACTGGAACTCCGAGTACGACACCGCCGTCGTCTACGGGTCCACCCATGTGTGGCTGGACCACAACACCTTCACCGACGGCAGTCACCCCGACAGTGCCGCGCCGACCTACTTCGGCATGCTCTACCAGCAGCACGACGGCGAGCTGGACATCGTCCGCGGCGCGAACTACGTCACCGCCTCCTGGAACGTCTTCACCGAGCACGACAAGACGATCCTGATCGGCAACAGCGACAGCGAGTCCACGGCGGCGGGGGACCGGGGCAAGCTCAAGGTCACCTTCCACCACAACCTGTTCTCCGACCTCGTCGAGCGCGCGCCCCGCGTCCGCTTCGGCCAGGTCGACTCCTACAACAACCACTTCGTGGCGAACGACGACTACGCCTACAGCTTCGGCATCGGCAAGGAGTCCCAACTCGTCGCCGAGCACAACGCGTTCACGCTGCCTGCGGGGATCAGCGCGGCCAAGGTGCTCAAGCGGTGGAACGTCTCCCCGCTCACCGCCGCGGACAACTACGTCAACGGCAAGCCCACCGACCTGATCGCCGTCCACAACGCCGAGATCCCCGCCGAGACCCTGGAGTCCGGCGCGGGCTGGACGCCCACCCTGCGCACGAAGGTCGACCCGGCCAAGAAGGTGCCCGGGATCGTCGACCGCGGCGCGGGCGCCGGGCGCGTCTGCTGA
- a CDS encoding pectinesterase family protein: MPSHDTRLPLSRRGFLLASTGAAAALALAPAPAHAGARRPFGRFGSPAARLTPQTLYVDPKGRGDHTTVKDAVTAATGSGWTLVLAPATYRETVAVDITRTDATWIGASEDPRDVVVVYDNAAGTPKPGGGTYGTTGSATTTVQADGFTARWITFANDWLRADHPGITGTQAVAIKIQGDRSAFHHCRFLGHQDTLYADSIALTSFARQYFSHCYAEGDVDFVFGRATAVYENCHFRTLNRTDLAAAPYGFVFAPSTAGANPRGYLVTRSRVSSEAPDAFYKLARPWVPSSDTTARPSLVVRDTWLGPGIDAAAPYTTMSDAFPWRNQRFAEYRDTGPGARITVPGNRPQLTAEQAQSATREAYLGDWKPWREEC, encoded by the coding sequence ATGCCCTCGCACGACACCCGACTCCCCCTGTCCAGAAGGGGATTCCTGCTCGCGAGCACCGGAGCGGCGGCCGCGCTCGCCCTCGCGCCGGCCCCCGCGCACGCCGGCGCCCGGCGCCCGTTCGGCCGCTTCGGATCACCCGCCGCCCGGCTCACCCCGCAGACGCTGTACGTCGACCCGAAAGGCCGGGGCGACCACACCACCGTCAAGGACGCCGTCACCGCCGCCACCGGCAGCGGCTGGACCCTCGTCCTCGCCCCCGCCACCTACCGCGAGACCGTCGCCGTCGACATCACCCGCACCGACGCGACCTGGATCGGCGCCTCCGAGGACCCCCGGGACGTCGTGGTCGTGTACGACAACGCGGCCGGCACCCCCAAGCCCGGCGGCGGCACCTACGGCACCACCGGGTCGGCCACCACGACCGTGCAGGCCGACGGATTCACCGCCCGCTGGATCACCTTCGCCAACGACTGGCTGCGTGCCGACCACCCCGGCATCACCGGCACCCAGGCCGTCGCCATCAAGATCCAGGGCGACCGCTCCGCCTTCCACCACTGCCGCTTCCTCGGCCACCAGGACACCCTCTACGCCGACTCGATCGCCCTCACCTCCTTCGCCCGCCAGTACTTCTCGCACTGCTATGCCGAAGGCGACGTCGACTTCGTCTTCGGGCGGGCCACGGCCGTCTACGAGAACTGCCACTTCAGGACCCTGAACCGGACCGACCTGGCGGCTGCGCCGTACGGCTTCGTCTTCGCGCCCTCCACGGCGGGTGCCAACCCGCGCGGTTACCTCGTCACCAGGAGCCGCGTCAGCAGCGAAGCACCCGACGCCTTCTACAAGCTGGCCCGCCCGTGGGTGCCGAGCTCCGACACCACCGCCCGGCCCTCGCTCGTGGTGCGGGACACCTGGCTGGGCCCCGGCATCGACGCGGCCGCCCCCTACACCACCATGTCGGACGCCTTCCCCTGGCGGAACCAGCGCTTCGCCGAGTACCGGGACACCGGCCCCGGCGCCAGGATCACGGTCCCGGGGAACCGGCCCCAACTCACCGCCGAGCAAGCCCAGTCGGCCACGCGCGAGGCCTACCTCGGCGACTGGAAGCCGTGGCGGGAGGAGTGCTGA
- a CDS encoding pectinesterase family protein, giving the protein MRRRALISAGVGLVVAASAPAHAGTRRVLHVRPGDSVQAAVDAVIGPGWTIVVHPGTYREIVNVPADKAELTLRGAVRDPRAAVIVHDNANGTRRPDGSGTYGTAGSATFTSAAPGLTVRDLTLANDWLRADHPDITGTQAVAAYTYGDRTHFENVRLLAHQDTLFVETTALTAFDRQYFRRCYVEGDVDFVFGRATAVFEECHFHTLQRDVDFTPKGMVFAPSTARANPYGILAVRSRITSGAEDAAYKLARPWVPSYETTAWPSLVVRNSRVGPGIDPVAPYTNMREAYPWQTMRFREYANSGPGAVISVPGNRPQLTAEEAAVHTRRTYLGDWRPYERR; this is encoded by the coding sequence ATGCGGCGACGAGCACTGATCAGCGCCGGCGTCGGCCTCGTCGTGGCGGCGTCCGCCCCGGCCCATGCGGGAACGCGCCGCGTCCTCCACGTCCGCCCCGGCGATTCCGTCCAGGCGGCCGTCGACGCGGTCATCGGCCCCGGCTGGACGATCGTCGTGCACCCGGGCACCTATCGCGAGATCGTCAACGTTCCCGCGGACAAGGCGGAGCTGACCCTGCGCGGCGCCGTCCGTGACCCACGCGCCGCCGTCATCGTCCACGACAACGCCAACGGCACCCGCAGGCCCGACGGTTCGGGCACCTACGGCACCGCGGGCTCCGCCACCTTCACCTCCGCGGCCCCCGGCCTCACCGTCCGCGACCTCACCCTCGCCAACGACTGGCTGCGCGCCGACCACCCCGACATCACCGGCACCCAGGCGGTCGCCGCCTACACCTACGGCGACCGCACCCACTTCGAGAACGTCCGCCTCCTGGCCCACCAGGACACCCTCTTCGTCGAGACGACCGCGCTCACCGCCTTCGACCGGCAGTACTTCCGCCGCTGCTATGTCGAGGGCGACGTCGACTTCGTCTTCGGCCGGGCCACCGCCGTCTTCGAGGAGTGCCACTTCCACACCCTCCAGCGGGACGTCGACTTCACCCCCAAGGGCATGGTCTTCGCCCCCTCCACCGCCCGCGCCAACCCCTACGGCATCCTCGCCGTCCGCTCCCGCATCACCTCCGGGGCCGAGGACGCGGCGTACAAGCTGGCACGGCCCTGGGTGCCGTCGTACGAGACGACCGCCTGGCCGTCCCTCGTGGTGCGGAACAGCCGGGTCGGGCCCGGAATCGACCCGGTCGCGCCGTACACCAACATGCGCGAGGCCTACCCCTGGCAGACCATGCGCTTTCGGGAGTACGCCAACTCAGGCCCCGGCGCGGTGATCTCCGTCCCCGGCAACCG